A window of Costertonia aggregata contains these coding sequences:
- a CDS encoding MerR family transcriptional regulator, with product MHIELPEKRYYGIGEVAEAFGVNTSLIRFWEKEFDVLQPKKNAKGNRKFTPKDIQNLQLIYHLVKERGFTLEGAKIHLKEERQKTLSNFEVIQKLEMVKAELLKIKNQL from the coding sequence ATGCATATAGAACTTCCCGAAAAAAGATATTACGGTATTGGCGAAGTAGCCGAGGCCTTTGGCGTAAATACCTCTTTGATAAGATTTTGGGAAAAGGAGTTTGATGTACTTCAACCCAAAAAAAATGCCAAAGGAAACCGAAAATTCACTCCTAAGGACATTCAAAACCTTCAACTGATCTACCACCTGGTGAAGGAAAGAGGGTTTACCTTGGAAGGTGCCAAAATTCACTTAAAAGAGGAACGCCAAAAAACTTTATCCAATTTTGAGGTCATCCAGAAGCTGGAAATGGTAAAAGCCGAACTACTCAAAATAAAAAATCAACTGTAA
- a CDS encoding TPM domain-containing protein codes for MPSKPNKSQQTSVYDYVNLLSVPQKNTLQQKLVRYADSTSTQIVVAIINSTKGENINFLGAQWGQKWGIGQAKEDNGILVLLAKSDRRIAINTGYGVEERLTDALSRKIIETVIIPQFKSGNYYNGLDKGADAIFEALNGKFKEDRSFNDGLPYDAFLPFIIFLVVLIILWNRKNKGDRNDRGGRGSGLNPWDIIILSNMGRGGSSSGGFGGGGFSGGGFGGGFGGGGFGGGGASGGW; via the coding sequence ATCCCCTCCAAACCTAATAAGTCCCAACAGACAAGTGTATATGATTACGTAAACTTACTATCGGTTCCACAAAAAAATACATTGCAACAAAAGCTGGTTCGTTATGCCGATAGTACGTCTACACAAATCGTGGTGGCGATCATTAATTCGACCAAAGGGGAAAACATCAATTTTTTAGGTGCCCAATGGGGGCAAAAATGGGGTATCGGCCAAGCAAAAGAAGACAACGGTATTCTCGTTTTATTGGCGAAATCAGACAGAAGAATCGCCATTAACACCGGTTATGGGGTCGAAGAACGATTGACCGATGCATTATCCCGAAAAATAATAGAGACCGTTATCATTCCCCAATTTAAATCCGGGAATTATTATAATGGATTGGATAAGGGTGCCGATGCTATTTTTGAAGCGCTCAACGGTAAGTTCAAAGAAGACCGAAGTTTTAACGATGGTCTACCTTATGATGCCTTTTTACCTTTTATCATTTTTTTGGTCGTATTGATCATACTTTGGAACAGAAAAAACAAGGGTGATCGTAATGATCGCGGTGGTAGAGGTTCTGGCTTAAATCCTTGGGATATAATCATCCTAAGCAATATGGGGCGCGGAGGTAGTTCCAGTGGAGGTTTTGGCGGAGGCGGATTCAGTGGTGGTGGCTTTGGCGGAGGTTTCGGTGGCGGCGGTTTTGGTGGCGGTGGTGCTTCTGGTGGCTGGTAG
- the der gene encoding ribosome biogenesis GTPase Der yields the protein MSAIVAIVGRPNVGKSTFFNRLIQRREAIVDAVSGVTRDRHYGKSDWNGVEFSLIDTGGYVLGSDDVFEKEIDKQVELAIDEADAIIFMVDVETGVTGMDEDVAKLLRRVNKPVFLAINKVDNAKRAQDAVEFYALGLGDYFTISSVNGSGTGDLLDELVKVLPEKEEDKSDLPRFAVVGRPNAGKSSFINALIGEDRYIVTDIAGTTRDSIDTRYNRFGFEFNLVDTAGIRRKAKVREDLEFYSVMRSVRAIEHSDVCLLVLDATRGFDGQVSNIFWLAQRNNKGIVILVNKWDLVEDKETNTMKQFTQKIKEAIEPFVDVPILFISVLTKQRIYKAIETAVEVYKNRSKRVPTSKLNDVMLPIIEHTPPPAYKDKYVKIKFCTQLPTPYPQFAFFCNLPQYVREPYKRFLENKLRENFDFNGVPVSIFMRKK from the coding sequence ATGAGTGCTATTGTGGCCATAGTGGGGAGACCAAACGTAGGAAAATCTACATTTTTTAATAGATTGATTCAGCGTCGTGAAGCTATCGTAGATGCTGTTAGTGGCGTTACCCGTGACCGCCACTACGGTAAAAGTGATTGGAACGGTGTCGAATTTTCCTTGATAGATACAGGTGGTTATGTTTTGGGGAGTGACGATGTTTTTGAAAAAGAGATTGATAAGCAAGTTGAACTTGCCATTGATGAGGCCGATGCCATTATTTTCATGGTCGATGTCGAAACCGGTGTTACAGGTATGGACGAAGACGTCGCCAAACTACTACGTCGTGTAAACAAACCTGTATTTTTGGCCATAAACAAAGTGGATAATGCAAAACGTGCACAGGATGCCGTGGAGTTTTACGCACTGGGGTTGGGAGATTATTTCACGATATCAAGTGTAAATGGTAGTGGTACCGGCGATTTATTGGACGAATTGGTAAAAGTTCTTCCTGAAAAAGAAGAGGACAAAAGCGACCTACCAAGATTTGCGGTCGTTGGTAGGCCCAATGCCGGAAAGTCATCCTTCATAAATGCATTGATTGGTGAAGATAGGTATATCGTTACCGATATAGCGGGGACTACACGTGATAGTATCGATACAAGATATAACCGGTTTGGCTTCGAGTTCAATTTGGTAGATACCGCCGGCATCCGAAGAAAGGCCAAAGTACGGGAAGACCTGGAATTCTATTCCGTTATGCGCTCTGTCAGGGCTATAGAACACAGTGATGTTTGTTTGTTGGTGTTGGATGCTACAAGGGGTTTTGATGGTCAGGTCTCCAATATTTTTTGGTTGGCGCAACGCAACAACAAGGGTATTGTTATTTTGGTAAATAAGTGGGACTTGGTCGAGGATAAAGAAACCAATACCATGAAACAGTTTACCCAAAAAATAAAGGAAGCCATAGAGCCTTTCGTTGATGTACCTATCTTGTTTATTTCGGTATTGACGAAACAACGCATCTATAAAGCCATAGAAACCGCGGTAGAGGTATATAAAAACCGTTCAAAGCGTGTGCCCACGAGTAAACTGAACGATGTAATGTTGCCCATCATAGAACATACACCGCCACCTGCCTACAAGGATAAATATGTAAAGATCAAATTTTGTACGCAACTGCCTACTCCCTATCCGCAATTTGCTTTTTTCTGTAACCTTCCGCAATACGTTCGTGAACCGTATAAGCGTTTTTTGGAAAATAAACTGCGGGAAAACTTCGATTTCAATGGGGTGCCAGTGTCAATTTTTATGAGGAAAAAGTAG
- a CDS encoding M23 family metallopeptidase, with product MSKVKYYYDPDTLSYRKIEPKKSKKYRNIGLFFLGSMLFGLLGLTILLNTDILNTPKELSLQREVKNYELQFELLNKKMGQMEQVLANIEDRDNNIYRLYFEANPIPEEQRRAGFGGINRYKSLEGFNNSEMIIETTKQMDIIQKQMVIQSKSLDEITKLAEEKEELLAAIPAIQPINNEELTRMASGYGWRSDPFTKARKMHWGMDFTAPKGTPIYASGDGKVTRADNNSSGYGKHIRVDHGYGYMTLYAHLSKYNVKPGQKVKRGDLIGFVGSTGRSEAPHLHYEVFKDGERINPINFYYGSLTAKEFENMLKYANQENQSLD from the coding sequence ATGTCTAAGGTAAAGTACTATTATGACCCGGACACTCTTTCGTACCGAAAGATTGAACCGAAGAAATCCAAAAAATACAGGAATATAGGCCTATTTTTTTTGGGGTCTATGCTTTTTGGACTTCTAGGCCTTACCATTCTCCTAAATACCGATATACTCAACACGCCCAAAGAACTGTCCTTGCAACGCGAAGTGAAAAATTATGAGCTTCAATTTGAGCTATTGAACAAAAAAATGGGACAGATGGAACAAGTTCTTGCCAATATAGAGGATAGGGACAACAATATTTATCGCTTATATTTTGAGGCCAACCCCATACCCGAAGAGCAACGCAGGGCCGGTTTTGGAGGTATCAACAGATACAAATCACTGGAAGGTTTCAACAATTCGGAAATGATTATCGAGACGACCAAACAGATGGATATCATCCAAAAACAAATGGTCATACAATCCAAATCTTTGGACGAAATCACAAAACTGGCAGAGGAAAAAGAAGAGCTACTTGCCGCAATACCGGCCATACAACCCATAAACAACGAAGAATTGACACGAATGGCATCTGGGTACGGGTGGCGTTCCGACCCTTTTACCAAAGCTAGAAAAATGCATTGGGGTATGGACTTTACCGCTCCCAAGGGAACGCCTATTTACGCCAGTGGCGATGGCAAGGTCACTCGGGCCGACAATAACTCTTCCGGCTACGGTAAACATATTCGGGTAGATCACGGGTATGGCTATATGACACTCTATGCACATTTGAGCAAGTACAACGTAAAACCTGGGCAAAAGGTAAAACGAGGTGACCTCATCGGTTTTGTGGGCAGCACCGGGCGGTCCGAAGCTCCGCATCTGCATTATGAGGTTTTTAAGGATGGTGAACGTATCAACCCCATTAACTTTTACTATGGAAGTTTGACCGCAAAAGAGTTTGAGAACATGCTGAAATACGCCAATCAAGAAAACCAATCCTTGGATTAA
- a CDS encoding LemA family protein, whose translation MKKTLIPIIVIVSLAVVLGMWYVNTNNTLVDMKGQATKQWANVESSYQRRSDLIGNLVKTVQGAADFERGTLKDVIEARSKATATNIDVNNLTPEKLAAFQEAQSGLSSALSRLLVTVERYPDLKANQNFLELQSQLEGTENRINVERNRFNELAGEYNIKIEKIPTNIIANIADFDPLALFSSKPGSENAPDVNFKFN comes from the coding sequence ATGAAAAAAACACTAATCCCTATAATCGTTATAGTAAGCCTGGCCGTTGTCCTAGGTATGTGGTACGTAAACACCAATAATACACTCGTTGATATGAAGGGCCAAGCCACAAAACAGTGGGCCAATGTAGAAAGTTCCTATCAACGTAGAAGCGACCTCATCGGCAACTTGGTAAAAACGGTACAAGGTGCCGCCGATTTTGAAAGAGGCACCTTAAAAGATGTCATAGAAGCGAGATCAAAAGCGACCGCTACCAATATTGACGTCAATAACCTGACCCCCGAAAAACTGGCCGCTTTTCAAGAAGCCCAAAGTGGACTATCCTCTGCCCTTTCACGACTATTGGTTACCGTAGAAAGATATCCGGACTTGAAAGCCAATCAAAATTTTTTAGAATTACAGTCCCAGTTGGAAGGCACAGAAAACAGAATAAACGTAGAACGCAATAGGTTCAACGAACTTGCTGGGGAATATAATATTAAAATTGAAAAAATCCCCACCAATATCATAGCCAATATTGCCGATTTTGACCCGCTTGCCCTTTTCAGTTCTAAACCGGGTTCAGAGAATGCTCCCGATGTGAATTTTAAATTTAACTAG
- a CDS encoding TPM domain-containing protein has protein sequence MSKVEDFLTQEEEQEIVGAILEAEKNTSGEIRVHIEAHTELDHYERTRELFHYLKMDNTKDENGVLIYIAVHDKKFAIHGDKGIDKVVPENFWNATKDTIQRYFKEGEFKQGIIEGVLKTGKELEDHFPWKHNDENELSNEISKG, from the coding sequence ATGTCCAAAGTAGAGGATTTTTTAACACAAGAAGAAGAGCAAGAAATCGTTGGTGCCATTCTTGAGGCCGAGAAAAATACCTCAGGTGAGATTAGGGTACACATCGAGGCACATACTGAACTTGATCATTACGAAAGAACCAGGGAACTCTTTCATTACCTCAAAATGGACAATACCAAAGATGAAAATGGAGTGCTCATTTATATTGCGGTGCATGATAAAAAATTTGCAATTCATGGCGATAAGGGAATCGACAAAGTAGTACCCGAAAATTTTTGGAACGCCACTAAGGATACCATACAGCGATACTTCAAAGAAGGGGAGTTTAAACAGGGTATTATTGAAGGCGTATTAAAAACAGGAAAGGAGCTAGAAGACCATTTTCCTTGGAAACATAATGATGAAAACGAGTTGAGCAATGAAATATCCAAAGGATAG
- a CDS encoding alanine/glycine:cation symporter family protein has protein sequence MNVLNDFIKKALPFTEWPMFILLIGGGLFLVFYSKFLPYRFFGHAIAITAGKYNDKTAKGDVSSFQALSAAVAATVGLGNISGVAIAIHDGGPGVVFWIWMTALIGMCIKFYSCSLSIMYRGTDSDGKLQGGPMFYITKGLGEKARPLAIFFAICGLFGFLGVFTANQFTETFMSVVEPSDTLFEMSDVNWKWTIGLILALITSFVIFGGLTKIAKVASAIVPFMVAVYLVAVIVVMVLNSSQILPSLKMIITEAWNFKTVVTGGFWGLVIIGIRRAMFSNEAGLGSAPMYHGQSKTDNPIKEGLVAMLGPFIDTILVCTFTAIVIILSGAYLEDSSGIVMTLSAFETTLFGYGDDLLMVIVTAFALSTLFTYSYYGVKCLSFLTNAKIGKFYNWYFVIMIIFAAVASLDLVKNLIDLSYALMVIPNMIAVLLLAPRVNTAAKEYFKN, from the coding sequence ATGAATGTACTTAACGATTTTATAAAAAAGGCATTGCCATTTACCGAGTGGCCCATGTTTATTTTACTTATAGGAGGTGGATTATTTTTGGTCTTTTATTCCAAGTTCCTGCCGTATCGCTTTTTTGGTCATGCCATTGCCATTACCGCCGGAAAATACAATGATAAAACCGCAAAGGGCGATGTTAGCTCTTTTCAAGCGCTTTCCGCAGCTGTAGCCGCTACCGTGGGGCTTGGTAACATATCCGGTGTTGCTATCGCTATTCATGATGGTGGTCCTGGAGTGGTTTTTTGGATTTGGATGACCGCACTTATCGGTATGTGTATCAAATTTTATTCCTGTAGTCTCTCTATCATGTACCGCGGAACGGATTCCGATGGAAAATTACAAGGCGGCCCTATGTTCTACATCACTAAAGGGCTTGGCGAAAAAGCTCGGCCGCTCGCCATATTTTTCGCCATATGTGGCCTGTTCGGTTTTTTGGGCGTGTTCACGGCCAATCAATTTACAGAAACCTTTATGAGCGTTGTTGAACCTTCCGATACATTATTTGAAATGAGCGATGTTAACTGGAAATGGACAATCGGTCTGATATTGGCCCTAATTACCTCATTTGTGATTTTTGGTGGTTTGACCAAAATAGCCAAGGTAGCATCGGCAATCGTACCATTTATGGTAGCGGTATATTTGGTGGCCGTAATAGTGGTAATGGTCTTGAATTCATCACAAATTCTACCCTCGTTGAAAATGATAATCACCGAGGCATGGAATTTTAAGACCGTGGTAACAGGTGGTTTTTGGGGCTTGGTGATTATCGGCATCCGTAGGGCCATGTTCTCGAATGAAGCAGGTCTGGGCAGTGCCCCTATGTACCATGGACAATCCAAAACCGATAATCCCATTAAAGAAGGCTTGGTGGCCATGTTGGGGCCTTTTATCGATACTATTTTAGTGTGTACTTTCACTGCGATAGTCATTATTTTAAGCGGAGCATATCTAGAGGATTCCAGCGGTATCGTTATGACCCTATCGGCATTCGAAACCACATTATTTGGATATGGGGACGATTTGTTAATGGTTATCGTGACCGCATTTGCCCTATCAACCCTGTTCACATACTCCTATTACGGTGTAAAGTGTCTTTCTTTTTTGACCAATGCTAAAATCGGGAAGTTTTACAACTGGTACTTTGTTATCATGATTATCTTTGCCGCAGTGGCCTCTTTGGATTTGGTAAAGAATTTAATCGATCTATCATATGCCTTGATGGTGATTCCCAATATGATTGCCGTATTGTTATTGGCACCTAGGGTAAATACAGCGGCAAAAGAATACTTTAAAAACTAA
- a CDS encoding helix-turn-helix domain-containing protein codes for MKKLNPTSSNISSTDKSIAVLPFVNMSNSIDNEYFCDGLTEEIINALAKIKELSVTSRTSSFYFKNKKVTSQEIREQLGVSVFIEGSIRVLKDTMRITVQMIDALNDFHFWSETFDRNPEDVFAIQDEVSLFIAEKLREHIGHIEIEDKLIEPIDVPIHIYREYLKGRYYLMKMGYENTVKAISIFESIIQKAPNFPNAYIDINHGYTYMGAMGLMPAFEGFQKAQPFLKKGLELNPNLYRSQLNLSWIECWQNWNLKKAYLHANKALEIQPADEIYLTISNYLTVEGKLNSAHNYIDKALELDPFSAMNIHYKGFLLYLQEDYNAAMPYFQKALALNPILPFPPLYIGECLLFTNRNQEALSYYKALNGVSINDLTQLGGITMCYAKMGDIEKCNEKIRELESYLTSEKMDKAFNFLILVNVLLGNYNQALECIEQAFENHLPLILLLNTEPILKPIKNLERFKKLMVQAIPDNNNYKSQKKYKQILLSDDEIERHGNALKKIMKEHKLYLNPDVSLKDLASYLELPTNYVSQLLSLGFQKNFSEFINTYRVEEFKQRVILEENKGLTIMAVAYDSGFNSKTVFNTFFKKIEGTTPNSYLRMNRRN; via the coding sequence TTGAAGAAATTGAATCCAACAAGTTCTAACATATCGTCTACAGACAAATCCATTGCCGTATTGCCTTTTGTCAATATGAGCAATAGCATTGATAATGAATATTTTTGTGATGGGCTTACAGAGGAAATTATCAATGCGCTGGCAAAAATTAAAGAATTATCAGTTACCTCAAGAACCTCTTCATTTTACTTTAAAAACAAAAAAGTAACCTCACAAGAAATAAGAGAGCAACTAGGGGTATCTGTTTTTATTGAAGGAAGTATCAGAGTGTTGAAAGACACAATGAGAATTACGGTTCAGATGATAGATGCTCTTAATGATTTCCATTTTTGGTCAGAAACCTTTGATAGAAACCCAGAAGATGTTTTTGCTATTCAAGACGAAGTAAGTCTATTTATTGCCGAAAAGTTACGTGAACATATAGGTCATATTGAGATTGAAGACAAATTAATTGAGCCCATTGATGTGCCAATCCATATTTATAGAGAATATCTAAAAGGAAGATATTATTTAATGAAAATGGGGTATGAAAATACGGTTAAAGCAATTTCAATTTTTGAAAGTATTATCCAAAAAGCACCAAACTTTCCGAATGCATATATAGACATAAATCACGGCTATACCTATATGGGAGCTATGGGACTGATGCCTGCTTTTGAAGGCTTTCAAAAAGCACAACCTTTTCTTAAAAAAGGGTTAGAACTTAATCCAAACCTTTATCGTTCGCAATTAAATTTATCTTGGATAGAATGTTGGCAAAACTGGAATTTAAAAAAGGCCTATTTACACGCAAATAAAGCATTAGAAATTCAACCTGCTGATGAGATTTATCTTACTATTTCTAATTATTTAACCGTTGAGGGTAAATTAAATTCTGCTCATAATTATATCGATAAGGCCTTAGAACTTGACCCTTTCTCCGCAATGAATATTCATTACAAGGGCTTTTTATTATATCTTCAAGAAGATTACAACGCGGCAATGCCATACTTTCAAAAAGCGTTAGCGTTAAATCCCATTTTGCCATTTCCACCACTCTATATTGGAGAATGCCTTTTGTTTACAAATAGAAACCAGGAAGCTTTAAGCTACTACAAAGCTTTAAATGGCGTCTCCATAAACGATTTAACGCAATTAGGTGGCATCACTATGTGCTATGCAAAAATGGGTGACATTGAAAAATGTAATGAAAAGATTCGTGAGCTAGAATCTTACTTAACATCCGAAAAGATGGATAAGGCCTTCAATTTTTTAATTCTGGTAAATGTTTTATTAGGCAATTATAACCAGGCTTTAGAATGTATAGAGCAAGCCTTTGAAAATCATCTACCTCTAATTTTATTATTGAATACTGAACCTATTTTAAAGCCAATAAAAAACCTTGAAAGATTTAAAAAATTAATGGTTCAGGCTATACCAGATAATAATAACTACAAATCACAAAAAAAATATAAGCAAATCTTATTGAGTGATGATGAAATTGAAAGACACGGTAATGCATTGAAGAAAATAATGAAAGAACATAAGTTGTACTTAAATCCAGATGTATCTCTAAAAGATTTAGCTTCTTATCTAGAACTTCCAACGAATTATGTCTCACAACTTTTAAGTCTGGGTTTTCAAAAAAACTTCTCTGAGTTTATCAATACGTATCGAGTTGAAGAATTTAAACAGCGTGTCATATTAGAGGAAAATAAAGGTTTAACCATTATGGCGGTAGCTTACGATAGTGGTTTCAATTCTAAAACAGTCTTCAATACGTTTTTCAAAAAGATTGAGGGTACTACACCCAATTCTTATCTAAGAATGAATAGAAGGAATTAG
- the era gene encoding GTPase Era has product MQEHKAGFVNIIGNPNVGKSTLMNAFVGEKLSIITSKAQTTRHRILGIVNGDDFQVILSDTPGIIKPAYEMQSAMMDFVKSAFEDADILLYMVEIGEKALKDERFFEKIKNSKIPVLLLLNKIDTSEQEVLEEQVQYWQEQLPTAEIHAISALQNFNIKGVFERIIELLPQSPAYYPKDQLTDKPERFFVNETIREKILQFYKKEIPYAVEIDTEEFFEDDTIIRMRSVIMVERDSQKGIIIGHKGSALKRVGVEARKDLEKFFDKQVHLELYVKVNKNWRSNSRQLKRFGYNN; this is encoded by the coding sequence ATGCAAGAGCATAAAGCGGGATTTGTAAATATCATAGGAAACCCCAATGTGGGTAAATCTACTTTGATGAACGCTTTTGTGGGCGAAAAACTGTCCATTATTACCTCTAAGGCACAAACTACCAGGCACAGGATTTTGGGTATTGTGAACGGGGATGATTTTCAAGTAATCCTTTCCGACACGCCAGGCATAATAAAGCCCGCCTACGAGATGCAGTCGGCTATGATGGATTTTGTGAAATCAGCTTTTGAAGATGCCGATATTTTGCTGTATATGGTCGAGATCGGGGAAAAAGCATTGAAAGACGAACGTTTTTTTGAGAAAATCAAAAACTCTAAAATACCTGTGCTTTTACTGCTCAATAAAATCGATACCTCTGAACAAGAAGTTTTGGAAGAGCAAGTACAATATTGGCAAGAGCAATTACCAACTGCCGAGATTCATGCGATATCGGCCCTACAAAACTTTAACATCAAAGGTGTTTTTGAACGCATCATTGAGTTACTGCCGCAATCCCCGGCATATTATCCCAAAGACCAATTAACGGATAAGCCCGAACGCTTTTTTGTAAACGAGACCATACGTGAAAAAATCCTTCAATTTTACAAAAAGGAAATCCCATATGCTGTAGAGATTGATACCGAAGAGTTTTTTGAGGATGACACCATTATTAGAATGCGATCGGTAATCATGGTTGAACGTGATTCCCAAAAAGGAATTATTATAGGTCATAAGGGCAGCGCATTAAAAAGAGTAGGTGTAGAGGCCCGTAAAGATCTGGAGAAATTCTTTGACAAACAGGTACATTTAGAACTCTACGTAAAAGTGAACAAGAACTGGCGCAGTAATTCCAGGCAATTGAAACGTTTTGGATATAATAATTGA